One Etheostoma cragini isolate CJK2018 chromosome 18, CSU_Ecrag_1.0, whole genome shotgun sequence DNA window includes the following coding sequences:
- the rars2 gene encoding probable arginine--tRNA ligase, mitochondrial isoform X1, protein MACFFRSRIAEKLGRTLQQSEDAFIPALSAVPVFKKQQTADFKLSISTLRISGILPSSGDIQLQTEDLATRLKQDSVVEDISAGCGVINFKVNRKLLVQKMLEPFGKEEDVKFGLTSELFNNLKRGTTLVEYSSPNIAKKFHAGHLRSTIIGNFIANLKQSLGNNVIRMNYLGDWGMQFGLLGAGFCQFGCQEKLKQNPLQHLFEVYVQVNKEIEHNEDMKQAARDFFRQLEQHESGAVSLWQQFREITVDEYQHIYKRLGVHFDIYSGESFHQDQAQEVVQQLQTQGLLKTSEEGTGVVDLSPAGDMSSVCTVLRSDGTTLYISRDLAAAIDRKAKYHFDEMIYVTDTSQANHFQQLFHILLAMGHSWADRCKHVPFGLVRGMKTRSGEVVFLEDVLDEARARMLHNMSQSKTTKKMDNPEDTAEKVGISALIVQDFKGPLLSDYTFDWDRMLQAQGDTGVFLQYTHARICSLIRRNDGAKAAVFDPSLLFDQTSITILQHLLRYDEVLYKSAQDLQPKHLVNFLLKLCHLIASAHKELPVKGSSQDIAQARLRLFSGACSVLANGMRILGITPVDKM, encoded by the exons ATGGCTTGTTTCTTCAGAAGTAGAATTGCAGAAAAG CTGGGTCGGACTCTGCAACAGTCTGAGGATGCCTTCATACCAGCTCTGTCAGCAGTTCCAGTTTTTAAGAAACA GCAGACTGCTGACTTCAAACTGTCAATCAGCACATTACGGATCAGTGGGATTTTACCATCCAGTGGTGACATTCAGCTGCAGACAGAAGACTTGGCCACTCGG ttgaagCAGGACAGTGTGGTGGAGGACATATCTGCTGGATGTGGAGTGATCAACTTTAAAGTGAATCGCAAGCTTCTTGTCCag aaaatgttggAGCCATTTGGAAAAGAGGAGGATGTAAAATTTGGGTTAACTAGTGAACTTTTCAATAATCTCAAGAGAGGCACAACACTAGTTGAATATAG CTCTCCAAATATTGCCAAAAAATTTCACGCTGGACACTTAAGATCAACAATTATTG GTAACTTCATTGCTAACTTAAAGCAGTCCCTGGGAAACAATGTCATTCGCATGAATTACCTTGGTGACTGGGGAATGCAGTTTG GTTTGTTGGGTGCTGGGTTTTGTCAATTTGGATGTCAGGAGAAACTAAAACAGAATCCCTTACAGCATTTGTTTGAG GTTTATGttcaagtaaacaaagaaatagaGCACAATGAGGATATGAAGCAGGCTGCCAGAGACTTCTTTAGACAGCTGGAGCAGCATGAGAGCGGGGCTGTGTCGTTATGGCAACAGTTCAGAGAGATTACAGTGGACGAGTATCAACACATTTACAAG CGTTTAGGGGTCCACTTTGATATTTACTCCGGAGAGTCTTTTCACCAAGATCAAGCCCAGGAGGTGGTGCAGCAGCTGCAGACCCAAGGCCTGTTGAAAACCTCTGA GGAAGGAACGGGTGTAGTGGATCTCTCCCCAGCTGGAGACATGAGCAGCGTCTGCACGGTGCTCCGCAGTGACGGCACAACTCTCTACATCTCCAG AGACCTTGCTGCAGCGATTGACCGAAAAGCAAAGTACCATTTTGATGAGATGATTTATGTG ACGGATACAAGTCAGGCAAATCACTTCCAGCAGTTGTTCCACATCCTGCTAGCTATGGGACATTCTTGGGCTGACAG GTGTAAGCATGTACCTTTTGGCCTGGTGCGGGGCATGAAGACCCGTAGCGGTGAGGTGGTGTTTCTGGAGGACGTGCTGGACGAAGCTCGGGCCAGGATGCTCCACAACATGAGCCAGTCAAAAA caacaaagaaaatggacaACCCAGAGGACACAGCAGAGAAAGTTGGTATCAGTGCCCTAATAGTGCAG GATTTCAAAGGTCCCCTGCTGTCGGACTATACGTTTGACTGGGACAGGATGCTGCAGGCTCAGGGAGACACGGGAGTTTTCCTTCAGTACACACATGCTCGAATCTGCAG TCTAATAAGGAGAAATGACGGTGCCAAGGCAGCTGTATTTGATCCATCCCTTCTATTTGACCAGACGAGCATCACCATCCTGCAACACCTCCTTCG CTACGATGAGGTGCTGTACAAGTCGGCGCAGGATCTGCAGCCCAAACACCTTGTCAACTTTTTATTGAAGCTGTG CCACCTGATTGCCTCAGCACATAAAGAGCTGCCAGTCAAAGGAAGCTCACAGGATATTGCACAG GCAAGGTTACGACTGTTCAGTGGAGCCTGCTCAGTCCTGGCCAACGGGATGAGGATCCTGGGAATCACACCAGTTGATAAAATGTGA
- the rars2 gene encoding probable arginine--tRNA ligase, mitochondrial isoform X2, which produces MLEPFGKEEDVKFGLTSELFNNLKRGTTLVEYSSPNIAKKFHAGHLRSTIIGNFIANLKQSLGNNVIRMNYLGDWGMQFGLLGAGFCQFGCQEKLKQNPLQHLFEVYVQVNKEIEHNEDMKQAARDFFRQLEQHESGAVSLWQQFREITVDEYQHIYKRLGVHFDIYSGESFHQDQAQEVVQQLQTQGLLKTSEEGTGVVDLSPAGDMSSVCTVLRSDGTTLYISRDLAAAIDRKAKYHFDEMIYVTDTSQANHFQQLFHILLAMGHSWADRCKHVPFGLVRGMKTRSGEVVFLEDVLDEARARMLHNMSQSKTTKKMDNPEDTAEKVGISALIVQDFKGPLLSDYTFDWDRMLQAQGDTGVFLQYTHARICSLIRRNDGAKAAVFDPSLLFDQTSITILQHLLRYDEVLYKSAQDLQPKHLVNFLLKLCHLIASAHKELPVKGSSQDIAQARLRLFSGACSVLANGMRILGITPVDKM; this is translated from the exons atgttggAGCCATTTGGAAAAGAGGAGGATGTAAAATTTGGGTTAACTAGTGAACTTTTCAATAATCTCAAGAGAGGCACAACACTAGTTGAATATAG CTCTCCAAATATTGCCAAAAAATTTCACGCTGGACACTTAAGATCAACAATTATTG GTAACTTCATTGCTAACTTAAAGCAGTCCCTGGGAAACAATGTCATTCGCATGAATTACCTTGGTGACTGGGGAATGCAGTTTG GTTTGTTGGGTGCTGGGTTTTGTCAATTTGGATGTCAGGAGAAACTAAAACAGAATCCCTTACAGCATTTGTTTGAG GTTTATGttcaagtaaacaaagaaatagaGCACAATGAGGATATGAAGCAGGCTGCCAGAGACTTCTTTAGACAGCTGGAGCAGCATGAGAGCGGGGCTGTGTCGTTATGGCAACAGTTCAGAGAGATTACAGTGGACGAGTATCAACACATTTACAAG CGTTTAGGGGTCCACTTTGATATTTACTCCGGAGAGTCTTTTCACCAAGATCAAGCCCAGGAGGTGGTGCAGCAGCTGCAGACCCAAGGCCTGTTGAAAACCTCTGA GGAAGGAACGGGTGTAGTGGATCTCTCCCCAGCTGGAGACATGAGCAGCGTCTGCACGGTGCTCCGCAGTGACGGCACAACTCTCTACATCTCCAG AGACCTTGCTGCAGCGATTGACCGAAAAGCAAAGTACCATTTTGATGAGATGATTTATGTG ACGGATACAAGTCAGGCAAATCACTTCCAGCAGTTGTTCCACATCCTGCTAGCTATGGGACATTCTTGGGCTGACAG GTGTAAGCATGTACCTTTTGGCCTGGTGCGGGGCATGAAGACCCGTAGCGGTGAGGTGGTGTTTCTGGAGGACGTGCTGGACGAAGCTCGGGCCAGGATGCTCCACAACATGAGCCAGTCAAAAA caacaaagaaaatggacaACCCAGAGGACACAGCAGAGAAAGTTGGTATCAGTGCCCTAATAGTGCAG GATTTCAAAGGTCCCCTGCTGTCGGACTATACGTTTGACTGGGACAGGATGCTGCAGGCTCAGGGAGACACGGGAGTTTTCCTTCAGTACACACATGCTCGAATCTGCAG TCTAATAAGGAGAAATGACGGTGCCAAGGCAGCTGTATTTGATCCATCCCTTCTATTTGACCAGACGAGCATCACCATCCTGCAACACCTCCTTCG CTACGATGAGGTGCTGTACAAGTCGGCGCAGGATCTGCAGCCCAAACACCTTGTCAACTTTTTATTGAAGCTGTG CCACCTGATTGCCTCAGCACATAAAGAGCTGCCAGTCAAAGGAAGCTCACAGGATATTGCACAG GCAAGGTTACGACTGTTCAGTGGAGCCTGCTCAGTCCTGGCCAACGGGATGAGGATCCTGGGAATCACACCAGTTGATAAAATGTGA